Genomic DNA from Salvia miltiorrhiza cultivar Shanhuang (shh) chromosome 1, IMPLAD_Smil_shh, whole genome shotgun sequence:
TTTGcatttgtatttttaaaattttctcgttgttcatattttttttttatcagtaaaattaaaattttttttgagatgaaaagcaaggcaccagggatgccaatcaaaacaagaaggaaagattgaaatcctttgagcaccacatggtgaaagggattctcaactccaaaactttataaacctcattccaactccaaagtctacccttgatctgtaaaacaagtctctcaatatcccaaatctttccttgaaaacgactctcgtttcttttttcccatagCGTCCAAACCATTCCcacccataacgcatttagcaatcttcttcctttcttctttttggcagcagagatgaaTGAAGTGTAGTGATGAAGAGTACCTCTTgaatttgccgttttgatgtgtaaccattggaagatttggtcccacaccgccgcagctttcgggcaatgaagaaacagatgttCCGTCGTCTCCTCTCCAGCACCGCAGGCGTtgcatcctctctcttcccagctaatttgaatttgtcgtcttctcaagttgtcacaggtagccaaacgatttctaagacatctccacgccgtcaccttggctttgtgcgatgttggagcctcccaaaccatagccatctcagccggttgagtttgttgcgcctctctggaagccgccaccaaatcataagccgactttgttgagaatttaccgtccgtagttgccctccaactccatccatcagttaaacctgtagaagggacaaaagcagcaaCAAGTCTCAAAAGTTCCTCCACCTGTCCAGTCTCCCTTTCCCTCAAATCCCTCCTCCAATTCACCGACCACACCCACTCTTCTCCTTCCCAAAACCCACTCTCTCCGACGAGGCCTTTCTTATTCGAACACAAGTTATACAATCTCGGGAAAAAGAACTTGAGAGGTTTGTTAACAGCCCACACGTCCTCCCAGAACATTGTATTCATCCCATCCCCGAGACGGTGTTGAAGGTGATCAATGAACCATCTAGCGTCCCTTCCTTTCTCcacaattttcgcccaccaCCCCAACTGCCCACTTCTTCCCAACACCGAGCAATCCCACTCTTCGCCCCAGACAAGTTCCCCATAAATAGATTTGATTACTCTCGCCTACAAAGCTCCCCCATCCACCATAAACCTTCAGATGAATTACTTCTTcgttgatgatttttttttttcgttgaaGATTAATTACTTTTTGGTTAGGAAATTTTTTCGTTGATGATGAATTACTTCATCGTAGATTTGCATCTACATTTGAAGCACCCAAGATCCCTTTTTCCGTTGTTCATATCTAGAGTTCAGCAggaaattcaaattaatattgaTAGCCAATTAAAATTGTCATATTCAGTTATTAGTGTAAAATGAACTAACTCAATGAAGAGGATTAATCAAAAATTAGGAGTGTAGTTAAATGGCTAAATTTAAAGTTGACAACACCACTTTACATACAAAAAATAAGCTTTttattctcgtgccgaaaagaaataggactaTTAGaccgggatggagggagtaatatatagaggattctcaattgaacccttccctatatatattttgtgagtggagaaagagcctagtgttaataataataagtaattgtattatatataattaaatagagTATGTTCCATCATGTAATagaatatataagtaaataactttatatatatattgaaaccAATATTTTATGGAATAGTGTCTATAAGATTATTTTCTATGAATgtatcaaaataacaaaaataaattatttttgagaGACTGATGAAATACGGCATAGGATTAGTGAATTTTTTGCTCTGAACGAACTAAATCTGAATAAATTATCACAGTTGGAGTATCAATATCTCTGTTAATACAATTAAAGTCGAAATACTCCATGTTGAATACTCTGTGGCACAATATTCTTGGggacatttgcaaaaatgcccacatccttataaaaacttgtaaaattgcccactttcataaacaaaagtgggcaattttacaagtttttataagaagGGGGCATTTTTCCCTATTAACACATATTCTTGTGCCTATTAATACAAACAAGGCACGGAGTAGGCCATCTAATTGTGTCCAACATTCAACATCACATGAGTCGATGTGAATCCTCATGTCTGAGCGACACGATGTCATTCAGCAGAGAAGCGAGGTTCGCCGCAGACGAACCTCCGTCTGCAACCGCTCGTCGAGTTGCGTCTTGAAACTCTCTCGCTCTTCTATCCATCTCTTTCCTCTCGACGCTCTCTAAATCCATGAATTTCTTCACAAGCTCAGCAATTTCCTCGCTCCTGAGTAATTCCCCTAGTGCCAAGCCTTTCTGGGCATCCACTCCGATCTTCCAATCCTCAACCACATGTTTCCGGATCGTGGTTTGATCCATAATTATTGGAAAACAGATCATCGGGACTCCACTAATGATACATTCCATAGTCGAATTCCACCCACAGTGCGTCCAGAATCCCCCTACAGAAGGATGGCACAGCACCTTGAGCTGCTCGCACCAGGGCACGACTCTCCCAGCCTCCCCACACCGTTCTTGCAGCCTCTCCGCCTCCCCACGAGCCACCCACAAGAACCTCATGCCACTCGCCCGTAGTCCGTCCGCGATCTCGTCCATTTGGGCACGAGAAACGGAGAGAAAACTCCCCAACGAGACGTACAAAACCGAGCAGGGTGGCTGGGAATTCAGCCACTCAAAGTAGTGGGGATGATCACTTTGGTTGTTTGAGAAAGATATAAGATTTTCAAGATCGAGGTAAGGTATAGGTGGGCCAAAAGTGTATATTGGAAATGAGAATTCTTGGTTTAGGGCTTGTATGACTTGGGATTCCAGCTCGTAGATAGAAGAAAGTAATAGGTATTGAGCCTTCGATATGTTGGAGAAAACTCCAAGGGCATAACCAAGAAGACGTTCATCTTTCATGGAGGCGATTGATGGGATGTCTGCAAGGCGAATCGACGCGATCCCAGGGACGTAATCTATTCGTTCATCCCCTCTTTCTATCTCACATCAACAACAAATAATCACTAATATTAGACAATGCAAAATATAATACACATCTCATTAACTATCATGTCCAATAAAAATCCACGATGAAGTCGAATTTGAAAACTCATGCATTAACCACTAACCTTATATACCGtgtttccatatttttattttaaggagACTATATCAATGATTCCATATATGTATTatgagtatatatatagtatcaaaACTATTTGTTTGTCCCTTAATCTCACATCACGTGCAACAACATATAATCAGCAATCGTTTTCACAAACTACCATTGACTCCCTCGGAGAGAAGCTTGAACAATTTCTCTTTGACACAGATTTTAAAGGGTAAGCATTTTGTTTAttaagtgtgataggtgaaaaagtgaaaggtgaataaagagaattttttttgtcatataagTAAAGTGTTTATGCTTTGTGGGACAACATGAGAATGAATACTGCTCAAACTTCgctggacggagggagtatttgatgaAGTTATTTCAGTAAAAGAAtgctttaatataattttaattaaaaattaaactaaattttGGGACATTCCAAATTAGGGCTGTCTAAATGGTTATCGGGTTTCgggtatccaattaaccgaaccgaaattcccgggtttgggtatccaataaccgaaaatttcgggtaatggatcggtttcggttattgtttttttaaaaatttcggttatcggttaacccgaaaaaccgatcgggttaaccgaataaccgaaaattattttattaattatttaatatatatattatcaatataatatatatttattatatatatatattatatataatatatttgtaaattatatttgtaaatttacatatatattagtatatatttacaaatatattatatatataatatatattatatatttacaaatatattatatatttacaaataatttacatatatattataatatattacaaatatattatatatttgtaaatatatattatatattatatatttgtaaattatttaatatatatattatatatttgtaaatatatattatatatttgtaatttctttaagagtagatagagcaaaattatttgaattttattttttaaatgggtatttcggatatccaaataacccaattggttaaccgaagcgggtattgggtaaccgaacttcTAAAATGGTTCGGGAACGATTATTGAAATttggcaatttcgggttcgggtaaccgaaaattcgggtacgggtaaccgaacccgaaccgatcgacagccctattccaaatataaataataaagcGAGTTTATGAATTTGAAACGACAAAACAAAAATGGAGTATATGATAATATCAAGCGCAAAAGTAGCAGTTTGTGTAGAAAGCGAATCTCGGTAGACGATAAAGATGCTTTTATGGAAATTTACTAAAACGGACTCACCGGATAAGTGAAAGGGGTAATGAGCATTGCGTTTGAGGAGGTCAAAATGGTAAAACAGCGAGAAGACGGAAGCCGGCATCGGCCAGAGCGACGCCACCGGAATATTCCTCCGGTTCCCGAAGTCA
This window encodes:
- the LOC131023566 gene encoding UDP-glycosyltransferase 87A1-like; the protein is MGLVSDDNCGPGDCINTDNIVEKVKQLMTQAANSEAMNERHVVAVPYPGRGHINPMMNLCKLLATSKPDLLITIVLTEEWLGLIGAEEKPPSIRFATIPNVLPSELERAADMPSFVGATQTKMGEPFERLMDRLIEPIHLIIADTFLLWAVDFGNRRNIPVASLWPMPASVFSLFYHFDLLKRNAHYPFHLSERGDERIDYVPGIASIRLADIPSIASMKDERLLGYALGVFSNISKAQYLLLSSIYELESQVIQALNQEFSFPIYTFGPPIPYLDLENLISFSNNQSDHPHYFEWLNSQPPCSVLYVSLGSFLSVSRAQMDEIADGLRASGMRFLWVARGEAERLQERCGEAGRVVPWCEQLKVLCHPSVGGFWTHCGWNSTMECIISGVPMICFPIIMDQTTIRKHVVEDWKIGVDAQKGLALGELLRSEEIAELVKKFMDLESVERKEMDRRAREFQDATRRAVADGGSSAANLASLLNDIVSLRHEDSHRLM